From Ficedula albicollis isolate OC2 chromosome 5, FicAlb1.5, whole genome shotgun sequence, one genomic window encodes:
- the ZNF770 gene encoding zinc finger protein 770 isoform X2, which translates to MLHQCLKLDHLHGARRRKKKTHTCESCSKTFPSRSKLERHFLIHTGQKPFKCSSCGKSFRQSTHLKIHQLTHTEERPFQCCFCQKRFKIQSKLMKHKQLHARNKTFSNFVCKAKTLKYPRSHNVLEGKWDSFENADTHVSQENDLHDVHSIYIVPFQCPACEQCFETEHVLNLHKCYSKGSRSSNNGAAACRHTVKRKNKTLMKLKHTGEKATDFSLTDRKKTKSGHTGSPDLVTARDQRCDQHVSTKASKDCRSRRDVHKSVCNRVKRTFAVPLPWQEYPQPPDLGSGLKDVLPGESMLNVDGSLDNKDEAFYGSSNDSLFDNPEALHCAFSSPAKNTHNRHKVCKCDRCEKIFPSSSKLQRHYLIHTGQKPFGCNVCGKTFRQSAHLKRHQLTHTEKRACKNPVCQVEFENLNKLFNHQGDHTEFKSSQPVGYSGYSQTPSQPSGFQEFELIQSNQTAEIKVEIESGDFVLDTSSRNPQPYLCSKLLETEQSCYSYWHDFSEGTEKSEAVNKLYQCSVCFKTFKSPSKLERHHLMHAGQKPFECSVCGKKFRQAPHLKRHHLIHFKESLKLSSTEEQAENVLVLSKQDNVL; encoded by the coding sequence ATGCTGCATCAGTGTCTCAAGTTAGATCATCTACATGGTGccagaaggagaaagaagaaaactcacACTTGTGAATCATGTAGCAAGACGTTTCCATCAAGATCCAAGCTAGAAAGACACTTCCTTATTCACACTGGCCAGAAACCTTTTAAGTGTTCTTCATGTGGCAAATCTTTCAGACAGTCAACACACTTGAAAATTCATCAGCTTACACACACAGAAGAAAGgccttttcagtgctgtttttgtcagaagagatttaaaatacagagcAAACTCATGAAGCATAAACAGCTCCATGCCAGAAATAAGACTTTCTCCAATTTTGTATGCAAAGCAAAGACTCTTAAATATCCCAGATCACACAACGTGTTGGAAGGAAAATGGGATAGTTTTGAGAATGCTGATACACACGTGTCACAGGAGAATGACCTACATGACGTGCACTCAATTTATATTGTACCTTTCCAGTGCCCAGCATGTGAGCAGTGTTTTGAAACAGAGCATGTTCTAAATTTGCACAAATGTTAttcaaaaggcagcagaagtTCAAATAATGGTGCAGCAGCATGCAGACACACagtcaaaaggaaaaacaagaccCTGATGAAACTGAAGCATACTGGAGAAAAGgcaacagatttttctctgactgacagaaaaaaaacgAAATCAGGTCACACTGGAAGTCCTGACCTGGTTACAGCTAGAGATCAGCGCTGTGATCAGCATGTGTCCACTAAAGCTTCCAAGGACTGCCGGAGCAGGCGTGACGTGCACAAGTCAGTTTGTAATCGGGTGAAAAGAACGTTTGCTGTGCCGTTGCCTTGGCAAGAGTACCCACAACCTCCCGACTTGGGCAGTGGTTTAAAAGATGTGCTTCCTGGTGAAAGCATGCTAAATGTCGATGGCTCACTGGATAATAAAGATGAGGCTTTTTATGGTTCATCAAATGATAGTCTTTTTGATAATCCAGAAGCACTCCACTGTGCTTTTTCATCTCCTGCTAAAAATACACATAACAGACATAAAGTGTGTAAATGTGACAGATGTGAAAAAATTTTTCCATCTTCATCCAAACTTCAAAGACATTATCTTATACACACGGGACAAAAGCCCTTTGGCTGTAATGTTTGTGGGAAGACATTTAGACAGTCAGCTCACTTAAAAAGACATCAGCTCACCCATACTGAAAAGAGAGCCTGTAAAAACCCTGTTTGCCAGGTAGAATTTGAAAACCTGAACAAACTTTTCAATCATCAGGGAGATCACACTGAATTTAAGTCTTCTCAGCCTGTGGGTTATTCGGGTTATTCTCAAACACCTTCACAGCCATCTGGCTTTCAAGAATTTGAGCTGATTCAGTCAAACCAAACAGCTGAAATCAAAGTTGAAATCGAGTCAGGGGATTTCGTTCTTGACACCAGCAGTAGAAACCCACAGCCGTATTTGTGCAGTAAATTGTTGGAAACAGAGCAAAGCTGTTACAGCTATTGGCATGATTTTTCTGAAGGTACTGAAAAAAGTGAAGCTGTTAACAAATTATATCAATGCAGTGTCtgctttaaaacttttaaatctCCTTCTAAGCTTGAAAGACATCACCTAATGCATGCTGGACAGAAGCCATTTGAATGTTCagtttgtggaaaaaaattcagacagGCCCCACATTTGAAAAGACACCACCTTATTCACTTTAAAGAGAGCTTAAAGCTTAGTTCCACTGAGGAACAAGCAGAGAATGTATTAGTTTTATCAAAACAGGATAATGTcctatga
- the ZNF770 gene encoding zinc finger protein 770 isoform X1 produces the protein MLKVQHCVTAIKIPKKKPYICDMCYKQFETPSKLARHYLIHTGQKPFECHVCSKTFRQLVHLERHQLTHNLPFKCIVCYRNFKNVLTFLKHQKLHNENYENDTKQADNYVDSEQDRVTRGIFHCSVCWKPFTTEERWMLHQCLKLDHLHGARRRKKKTHTCESCSKTFPSRSKLERHFLIHTGQKPFKCSSCGKSFRQSTHLKIHQLTHTEERPFQCCFCQKRFKIQSKLMKHKQLHARNKTFSNFVCKAKTLKYPRSHNVLEGKWDSFENADTHVSQENDLHDVHSIYIVPFQCPACEQCFETEHVLNLHKCYSKGSRSSNNGAAACRHTVKRKNKTLMKLKHTGEKATDFSLTDRKKTKSGHTGSPDLVTARDQRCDQHVSTKASKDCRSRRDVHKSVCNRVKRTFAVPLPWQEYPQPPDLGSGLKDVLPGESMLNVDGSLDNKDEAFYGSSNDSLFDNPEALHCAFSSPAKNTHNRHKVCKCDRCEKIFPSSSKLQRHYLIHTGQKPFGCNVCGKTFRQSAHLKRHQLTHTEKRACKNPVCQVEFENLNKLFNHQGDHTEFKSSQPVGYSGYSQTPSQPSGFQEFELIQSNQTAEIKVEIESGDFVLDTSSRNPQPYLCSKLLETEQSCYSYWHDFSEGTEKSEAVNKLYQCSVCFKTFKSPSKLERHHLMHAGQKPFECSVCGKKFRQAPHLKRHHLIHFKESLKLSSTEEQAENVLVLSKQDNVL, from the coding sequence atgttaaaagttCAACATTGTGTAACAGCTATCAAGATACCCAAGAAAAAGCCATATATTTGTGACATGTGCTATAAACAATTTGAAACTCCATCAAAATTAGCTAGGCATTATCTCATACATACTGGTCAAAAGCCATTTGAATGTCATGTATGCAGTAAAACTTTTAGGCAGCTAGTCCACCTGGAGAGACATCAGTTAACCCATAATCTGCCTTTTAAGTGTATTGTTTGTTATAGAAACTTCAAAAATGTACTCACTTTCTTAAAGCATCAGAAGcttcataatgaaaattatgaGAATGATACAAAGCAAGCAGACAACTATGTGGATTCTGAGCAAGACAGGGTCACTCGTGGCATATTTcattgctctgtgtgctggaaaCCCTTTACAACTGAAGAGAGGTGGATGCTGCATCAGTGTCTCAAGTTAGATCATCTACATGGTGccagaaggagaaagaagaaaactcacACTTGTGAATCATGTAGCAAGACGTTTCCATCAAGATCCAAGCTAGAAAGACACTTCCTTATTCACACTGGCCAGAAACCTTTTAAGTGTTCTTCATGTGGCAAATCTTTCAGACAGTCAACACACTTGAAAATTCATCAGCTTACACACACAGAAGAAAGgccttttcagtgctgtttttgtcagaagagatttaaaatacagagcAAACTCATGAAGCATAAACAGCTCCATGCCAGAAATAAGACTTTCTCCAATTTTGTATGCAAAGCAAAGACTCTTAAATATCCCAGATCACACAACGTGTTGGAAGGAAAATGGGATAGTTTTGAGAATGCTGATACACACGTGTCACAGGAGAATGACCTACATGACGTGCACTCAATTTATATTGTACCTTTCCAGTGCCCAGCATGTGAGCAGTGTTTTGAAACAGAGCATGTTCTAAATTTGCACAAATGTTAttcaaaaggcagcagaagtTCAAATAATGGTGCAGCAGCATGCAGACACACagtcaaaaggaaaaacaagaccCTGATGAAACTGAAGCATACTGGAGAAAAGgcaacagatttttctctgactgacagaaaaaaaacgAAATCAGGTCACACTGGAAGTCCTGACCTGGTTACAGCTAGAGATCAGCGCTGTGATCAGCATGTGTCCACTAAAGCTTCCAAGGACTGCCGGAGCAGGCGTGACGTGCACAAGTCAGTTTGTAATCGGGTGAAAAGAACGTTTGCTGTGCCGTTGCCTTGGCAAGAGTACCCACAACCTCCCGACTTGGGCAGTGGTTTAAAAGATGTGCTTCCTGGTGAAAGCATGCTAAATGTCGATGGCTCACTGGATAATAAAGATGAGGCTTTTTATGGTTCATCAAATGATAGTCTTTTTGATAATCCAGAAGCACTCCACTGTGCTTTTTCATCTCCTGCTAAAAATACACATAACAGACATAAAGTGTGTAAATGTGACAGATGTGAAAAAATTTTTCCATCTTCATCCAAACTTCAAAGACATTATCTTATACACACGGGACAAAAGCCCTTTGGCTGTAATGTTTGTGGGAAGACATTTAGACAGTCAGCTCACTTAAAAAGACATCAGCTCACCCATACTGAAAAGAGAGCCTGTAAAAACCCTGTTTGCCAGGTAGAATTTGAAAACCTGAACAAACTTTTCAATCATCAGGGAGATCACACTGAATTTAAGTCTTCTCAGCCTGTGGGTTATTCGGGTTATTCTCAAACACCTTCACAGCCATCTGGCTTTCAAGAATTTGAGCTGATTCAGTCAAACCAAACAGCTGAAATCAAAGTTGAAATCGAGTCAGGGGATTTCGTTCTTGACACCAGCAGTAGAAACCCACAGCCGTATTTGTGCAGTAAATTGTTGGAAACAGAGCAAAGCTGTTACAGCTATTGGCATGATTTTTCTGAAGGTACTGAAAAAAGTGAAGCTGTTAACAAATTATATCAATGCAGTGTCtgctttaaaacttttaaatctCCTTCTAAGCTTGAAAGACATCACCTAATGCATGCTGGACAGAAGCCATTTGAATGTTCagtttgtggaaaaaaattcagacagGCCCCACATTTGAAAAGACACCACCTTATTCACTTTAAAGAGAGCTTAAAGCTTAGTTCCACTGAGGAACAAGCAGAGAATGTATTAGTTTTATCAAAACAGGATAATGTcctatga